One stretch of Methylococcus capsulatus DNA includes these proteins:
- a CDS encoding SEL1-like repeat protein: MEWDGKRVSGSSVTSPSPSAASPPAAGIESGDPAAAFALWATEAEAGDAAAQRRLALCFRDGFGTDRDIHRAMAWYRCSAAQNEPVAALELGLILESGLAVSPDRGEADKWYRVALELWRSRAESDDAPAQLVLGLCHEVGAGVSAAYREALKWYGRSAERGCAHALWAMGRLFEDGLGVARDYTEAVRCYQAAASQGHARACFSLGLMAELGLGMMRDAEGSLRWYGKAVETWRRWAEQNDPAAATALAAMHEAGHGVPKDYVEAARWYRRAAGLGNPLAQFELGRLTMEGRGVARNDAEAVDWFRLAAERGHADAQFHLGLMYELGRGVTRHFEEAFRWYDQAADQGPARRWDAFHRIAPAAGEVPERIGLGGW; encoded by the coding sequence ATGGAGTGGGATGGAAAACGGGTTTCGGGAAGCAGCGTAACGAGTCCTTCTCCTTCGGCAGCCAGTCCGCCTGCAGCCGGGATCGAAAGCGGCGATCCCGCGGCTGCCTTCGCGCTGTGGGCAACGGAAGCCGAGGCTGGGGATGCTGCGGCGCAGCGGCGGCTTGCTCTTTGCTTCCGCGACGGCTTCGGCACGGATAGGGACATCCACCGGGCGATGGCGTGGTACCGATGCTCCGCGGCTCAAAACGAACCGGTGGCGGCGCTCGAACTGGGGCTCATTCTCGAATCGGGCCTCGCCGTCTCCCCCGACCGCGGCGAGGCGGATAAATGGTACCGTGTGGCGCTGGAGCTGTGGCGGAGTCGTGCGGAAAGCGATGATGCCCCGGCGCAGCTCGTCCTTGGCCTTTGCCATGAGGTGGGAGCGGGTGTCTCCGCCGCCTACCGGGAGGCTCTGAAATGGTACGGCCGTTCGGCGGAACGAGGCTGTGCCCATGCTCTGTGGGCGATGGGGCGTCTGTTCGAGGATGGCCTGGGCGTCGCCCGCGATTATACCGAAGCGGTCCGTTGCTATCAGGCCGCTGCAAGCCAGGGCCATGCCCGCGCTTGCTTCAGTCTGGGCCTGATGGCCGAATTGGGTTTGGGCATGATGCGCGATGCAGAAGGCTCGCTACGCTGGTACGGCAAAGCAGTGGAAACCTGGCGGCGGTGGGCGGAGCAGAACGACCCCGCGGCTGCGACGGCGCTCGCGGCCATGCATGAGGCCGGCCATGGCGTGCCAAAGGACTATGTGGAGGCAGCACGCTGGTACCGACGAGCCGCTGGGCTGGGTAATCCGCTGGCCCAGTTCGAACTCGGTCGGCTTACCATGGAAGGACGGGGTGTGGCGCGCAACGATGCCGAAGCGGTGGACTGGTTCCGGCTTGCGGCCGAGCGAGGCCATGCGGATGCGCAGTTCCACCTGGGTCTGATGTACGAGCTGGGGCGCGGCGTGACGCGCCATTTCGAAGAAGCTTTCCGCTGGTATGACCAGGCAGCCGATCAAGGGCCGGCGAGACGCTGGGACGCGTTCCACCGTATCGCTCCGGCGGCGGGCGAGGTTCCGGAAAGGATCGGCCTGGGCGGGTGGTAG
- a CDS encoding S8 family serine peptidase, which yields MPLIAVAGLAAASLGEVEAGTFRRAARPIPGQYIVIFRSEAESAAGFDGLLSRVGRLYNAAPAQVWRHAVKGFVGRMSPIEAAALADDPSVAVVEEDGIISIHATQSGATWGLDRIDQAGLPLNSAYAYNATGQGVTAYVIDTGIRTSHSQFGGRASEGYTAINDGWGARDCDGHGTHVAGTIGGSTYGVAKDVKLVSVRVLDCNGSGTTSGVIAGVNWVTANRQLPAVANMSLGGGASQALDTAVQNSINAGVTYVIAAGNSNRNACNESPGRTAAALTVGATTSSDARASYSNYGTCLDIFAPGSSITSASNTGDNATQIMSGTSMATPHVTGAAALYLSAFPGATPEQVASALTANATLDKVSGAGTGSPNRLLYTGFIAAPAVDTTPPQVTLTAPTASATLSGAVNLAANAADESGGSGVTKIEFRVDGKVVGTDTASPYGVVWDSASVEDGSHVFDAIATDNAGNSALSNSVSADTVNGGQPAPACSATTQLLANPGFESGTTGWIASAGVIDNTGSVPARSGNWKAWLSGYGTTHTDDLYQQVTVPVDVCAANFSFWLRIATSEVTGAPARDTLTVTVRNTAGTVLKTLATYSNRDRSSGYVQKRFDLSEYKGQTIRLQFRGVENSSRATSFFVDDVALAVTQ from the coding sequence ATGCCTTTGATTGCAGTCGCCGGACTGGCGGCTGCATCGCTCGGGGAGGTCGAGGCGGGGACGTTCCGGCGCGCCGCCCGGCCCATTCCCGGGCAATACATCGTGATTTTCCGGAGCGAAGCCGAGAGCGCTGCAGGTTTTGATGGGCTGCTGAGTCGGGTGGGCCGGCTGTACAATGCGGCGCCGGCGCAGGTCTGGCGCCATGCCGTCAAAGGGTTTGTGGGCAGGATGTCGCCGATCGAAGCCGCGGCATTGGCCGACGATCCTTCTGTCGCCGTGGTGGAGGAGGATGGCATCATCTCGATCCACGCCACTCAGTCCGGCGCAACTTGGGGGCTGGACCGGATCGACCAGGCTGGTCTGCCGCTCAATAGCGCTTACGCGTACAACGCCACGGGCCAGGGCGTCACCGCTTACGTGATCGACACCGGCATCCGGACCAGCCATTCGCAGTTCGGTGGCCGGGCCAGCGAGGGTTACACGGCGATCAATGACGGGTGGGGCGCTCGCGACTGCGATGGTCACGGCACGCATGTCGCCGGAACCATCGGCGGCTCGACTTATGGCGTCGCCAAGGACGTCAAACTGGTTTCGGTCCGGGTCCTGGATTGCAACGGTTCGGGAACCACGTCCGGCGTGATTGCCGGAGTGAACTGGGTGACCGCCAACCGGCAGCTTCCCGCCGTCGCCAACATGAGCCTGGGCGGAGGTGCCTCGCAGGCGCTCGACACCGCGGTGCAGAATTCGATCAATGCGGGCGTGACCTATGTGATCGCCGCCGGCAATTCCAACAGGAATGCCTGCAACGAGTCGCCCGGCCGCACCGCTGCCGCTTTGACCGTGGGCGCCACCACCTCTTCCGATGCCCGGGCGAGTTATTCCAACTATGGAACCTGCCTGGATATTTTTGCGCCGGGCAGCAGCATCACTTCCGCGAGCAACACCGGCGACAACGCCACCCAGATCATGAGCGGCACGTCGATGGCGACGCCACATGTCACCGGAGCCGCGGCCTTGTATCTCTCCGCCTTCCCTGGCGCGACGCCGGAACAGGTCGCGTCGGCCTTGACCGCCAACGCGACTCTCGACAAAGTCAGCGGGGCGGGGACGGGGTCGCCCAATCGCCTACTGTATACGGGTTTCATCGCGGCGCCCGCCGTCGATACCACGCCGCCGCAGGTGACGCTCACCGCGCCGACGGCGTCGGCCACCTTGAGCGGCGCAGTGAATCTCGCTGCCAATGCCGCAGACGAAAGCGGCGGAAGCGGTGTCACCAAGATCGAATTCCGCGTCGATGGCAAGGTGGTGGGGACCGATACAGCATCACCGTATGGCGTGGTTTGGGATTCCGCGTCCGTTGAGGACGGTTCGCACGTCTTCGACGCGATCGCCACCGACAACGCCGGGAATTCGGCTCTGTCCAATTCGGTCAGCGCCGACACGGTCAACGGCGGCCAGCCTGCCCCCGCCTGTTCCGCGACCACCCAACTGCTGGCGAATCCCGGATTCGAAAGCGGTACGACGGGATGGATCGCGTCCGCGGGTGTCATAGACAACACCGGTTCGGTACCGGCACGCAGTGGAAACTGGAAGGCATGGCTGAGCGGCTATGGCACGACCCATACCGATGACCTGTATCAGCAGGTCACGGTGCCGGTCGATGTCTGCGCCGCGAACTTCAGCTTCTGGCTGCGGATCGCCACCAGCGAAGTCACCGGCGCGCCGGCGCGCGACACGCTGACGGTGACGGTGCGCAATACTGCCGGCACCGTGTTGAAGACCCTGGCAACCTATTCGAACAGGGACCGCTCGTCGGGATATGTTCAAAAGCGCTTCGATCTTTCCGAATACAAGGGACAAACCATCCGCCTCCAGTTCCGGGGCGTCGAGAATTCGTCCCGGGCCACCAGCTTCTTCGTCGACGACGTAGCGCTGGCGGTGACGCAATAG
- a CDS encoding protease complex subunit PrcB family protein — translation MKRSFVWQGIVLAAAMAASLSSGAGPIPFTVLAQGSQSGVGDEQSVVLLDEATFRSLWALHGAGTDPAPPAPEVDFAGEMVIAAFAGTRNSGGYRLGIASIEEKDRLIHVKLILERPGAGCMTAQVLTRPYVWAKIRRSALPVEFRTVTVDIACTGDE, via the coding sequence ATGAAACGTTCGTTTGTGTGGCAGGGAATCGTATTGGCGGCGGCTATGGCCGCGTCTCTCAGTTCCGGTGCGGGTCCCATTCCTTTCACGGTGCTGGCGCAGGGGTCTCAAAGCGGCGTCGGGGACGAGCAGAGCGTGGTGCTTCTCGATGAAGCAACATTCCGGTCGCTGTGGGCCTTGCATGGGGCGGGCACCGACCCCGCCCCACCAGCGCCGGAAGTGGATTTCGCCGGCGAGATGGTGATCGCCGCATTCGCCGGAACCAGGAACAGCGGGGGTTACCGTCTCGGCATTGCCAGTATCGAAGAAAAAGACCGGCTTATTCATGTGAAGCTTATACTCGAGCGGCCGGGAGCCGGTTGCATGACCGCTCAGGTTCTGACCCGGCCGTACGTCTGGGCGAAGATTCGGCGTAGCGCCCTGCCGGTGGAATTCCGGACAGTCACCGTCGACATCGCGTGCACAGGGGACGAATGA
- a CDS encoding 3'-5' exoribonuclease gives MTKIKPEEIYVSVDIEADGPIPGPHSMLSIGAVAYGAQGDPLGEFTVNLETLPDATPHPAMAEWWQQFPEAWNAHRRNTRPPAEAMNAFADWLEGLPGKPIFLAWPATWDFMWIYWYLIRFTGRRPFSEHGIDVRSYAMGMRRQTFGRSGKNYLPKRWCSSHPHTHVALDDAREQGDLFIAMLRENLGIKSE, from the coding sequence ATGACCAAGATCAAACCGGAGGAAATTTATGTCAGCGTGGACATAGAAGCGGATGGCCCGATACCAGGCCCCCACTCGATGCTCAGCATCGGCGCCGTGGCCTATGGCGCCCAAGGCGATCCTCTCGGTGAATTCACCGTCAACCTGGAGACGCTCCCCGACGCGACCCCTCATCCGGCCATGGCGGAATGGTGGCAGCAGTTCCCGGAGGCTTGGAACGCCCACCGCCGGAACACGCGGCCGCCGGCGGAAGCCATGAACGCCTTTGCCGACTGGCTGGAAGGTCTGCCGGGCAAGCCGATATTTCTCGCCTGGCCGGCGACCTGGGATTTCATGTGGATTTACTGGTATCTGATCCGTTTCACCGGACGCCGGCCTTTTTCGGAACATGGTATCGATGTCAGGTCCTATGCCATGGGGATGCGCCGCCAGACCTTCGGAAGATCGGGCAAGAATTATCTGCCCAAGCGCTGGTGCTCATCCCATCCGCACACGCATGTCGCCCTCGACGATGCCCGCGAGCAGGGCGATCTCTTCATCGCCATGTTGCGGGAGAACCTGGGCATCAAAAGCGAGTGA
- a CDS encoding DUF2244 domain-containing protein, whose product MIESERDPQTGGKRIVLKPNASLTRGQVCLLLGGFALVLASIGSAFAFIGCWFVLPFAGAEWLVLAYCFNLAVRQSAVREVITVTDADVMLERGIRGPDETYRFRRAWLGISLDGPAAAGHPSRLCLKRHGRKIEIGRFLVESEREALYRELKKELTNG is encoded by the coding sequence ATGATTGAGTCCGAACGGGATCCGCAGACAGGCGGCAAGCGAATCGTCCTGAAGCCCAATGCATCGCTGACGCGCGGGCAGGTGTGTCTGCTGCTCGGCGGATTTGCCCTGGTGCTGGCTTCCATCGGATCGGCGTTCGCATTCATCGGCTGTTGGTTCGTCCTGCCGTTTGCCGGCGCCGAGTGGTTGGTACTGGCTTATTGTTTCAACCTGGCTGTCCGGCAGTCGGCGGTACGCGAAGTGATCACGGTAACGGACGCGGACGTCATGCTGGAGCGCGGAATCCGCGGTCCGGATGAGACTTACCGGTTCCGCCGCGCCTGGCTCGGTATCAGCCTGGACGGGCCGGCGGCGGCGGGACATCCCAGCAGGCTGTGCTTGAAGCGCCACGGCAGGAAGATAGAGATCGGTCGTTTCCTGGTGGAATCGGAGCGCGAGGCGCTGTACCGGGAATTGAAAAAAGAACTGACGAATGGCTAG
- the coxB gene encoding cytochrome c oxidase subunit II, with protein sequence MKKLKLLITGLGIATFGEANADYALNLSPGVTQLSRDIYDLHMYILWICVAIGVGVYGMMVYSIMHHRKSKGVVPAHFHENTKLEVVWTIIPFIILLAMAIPATKVMIEAYDTSASDMTVKVTGYQWKWRYTYLDNGIDFFSTLDAKSNEARQLGVRSNPEAVPNYLLEVDKPLVIPAGKKVRFLFTAADVIHSWWVPQFGWKKDAIPGYVTDAWTKVEQPGIYRGQCAELCGRDHGFMPIVVEVKTEADYNKWVEAQKSQAQKAAADAAKTYSMAELMAKGEEVYNANCAGCHMANGEGMQGMFPAIKGSAVATGDLNTHLDVVIKGKGQMMPAFGDSLSPVDIAAVVTYQRNGFGNDKGDLVQPSDVSARN encoded by the coding sequence GTGAAAAAACTTAAGCTACTGATCACCGGGCTGGGGATCGCAACGTTCGGGGAGGCGAATGCCGACTATGCGCTGAATCTCTCGCCGGGCGTCACCCAGTTGAGCCGGGATATCTATGACCTGCATATGTATATCCTGTGGATCTGCGTGGCGATCGGTGTGGGTGTGTACGGGATGATGGTTTATTCCATCATGCACCATCGCAAGTCCAAGGGCGTGGTGCCGGCGCATTTCCACGAGAACACCAAACTGGAAGTCGTCTGGACCATCATTCCCTTCATCATTCTGCTGGCCATGGCGATTCCCGCCACCAAGGTGATGATCGAGGCTTACGACACGAGCGCCTCCGACATGACCGTCAAGGTGACCGGTTACCAATGGAAGTGGCGCTATACCTACCTCGACAACGGCATCGACTTCTTCAGCACGCTCGATGCGAAGAGCAATGAAGCGCGTCAATTGGGCGTCCGGTCCAACCCCGAAGCGGTGCCGAACTATCTGTTGGAAGTGGATAAACCGCTGGTGATTCCGGCCGGCAAGAAGGTCCGCTTCCTGTTCACGGCCGCTGACGTGATCCACTCCTGGTGGGTTCCGCAGTTCGGCTGGAAGAAGGATGCCATCCCCGGCTATGTGACCGACGCCTGGACCAAGGTCGAGCAGCCGGGGATCTATCGTGGCCAGTGCGCCGAACTGTGCGGCCGCGACCACGGATTCATGCCGATCGTCGTCGAAGTCAAGACCGAAGCCGACTACAACAAATGGGTGGAAGCTCAGAAGAGCCAAGCGCAAAAGGCCGCCGCCGATGCCGCCAAGACCTACTCGATGGCGGAGCTGATGGCCAAGGGCGAAGAGGTGTACAACGCGAACTGCGCGGGTTGTCACATGGCCAACGGTGAAGGCATGCAGGGTATGTTCCCCGCCATCAAAGGCAGTGCGGTAGCCACGGGCGATTTGAATACCCATCTCGATGTGGTCATAAAGGGCAAGGGGCAGATGATGCCCGCCTTCGGCGACTCCCTGAGCCCTGTGGACATCGCCGCCGTCGTGACCTACCAGCGCAACGGCTTCGGCAACGACAAGGGCGATCTGGTTCAGCCGTCGGATGTTTCCGCACGGAACTGA
- the ctaD gene encoding cytochrome c oxidase subunit I encodes MTEATHEEYASHDEHFAHGHHDEHDHHGPAKGFMRWVFTTNHKDIGTLYLVTALIMFMVGGAMALVIRAELFEPGMQYVDPAFFNQMTTLHALIMVFGAVMPAFVGFANWMIPMMIGAPDMALPRMNNWSFWILPFAFTLLASTLFMEGGAPAAGWTLYPPLVLQGGAHLPFAIFSVHLLGMSSIMGAINIIVTVFNMRAPGMTLMKLPLFVWTWVITAFLLIAVMPVFAGAVTMLLTDKFFGTSFFNAAGGGDPVLYQHLFWFFGHPEVYIMILPSFGVISTIIPTFARKPLFGYSSMVYATASIGFLSFIVWAHHQYTVGMPLAGELYFTYATMLIAVPTGVKVFNWVATMWKGAMTFETPMLFAIAFVVLFTMGGFTGLMMSISPADLQYHDTYFIVAHFHYVLVPGAVFALFAGTYYWLPKWTGHMYDEKLGKLHFWLSTVSVNVLFFPQHFLGLAGMPRRIPDYAVQFAEFNAMSSIGAFIFGFSQLIFVWVVIKAIRGGEKATDEVWEGASEHGLEWTLPSPPPYHTWTTAPDIK; translated from the coding sequence ATGACAGAGGCAACTCACGAAGAATACGCCAGCCATGACGAGCACTTCGCCCACGGCCATCACGATGAGCACGATCATCATGGTCCGGCCAAAGGTTTCATGCGCTGGGTGTTTACGACCAACCACAAGGATATCGGCACCCTTTACCTGGTGACCGCGCTGATCATGTTCATGGTCGGTGGCGCCATGGCGCTGGTGATCCGGGCCGAGCTGTTCGAGCCGGGTATGCAGTACGTCGATCCCGCGTTCTTCAACCAGATGACCACGCTGCATGCCCTGATCATGGTGTTCGGCGCCGTGATGCCGGCATTCGTCGGCTTCGCCAACTGGATGATCCCGATGATGATCGGCGCACCGGATATGGCCCTGCCGCGCATGAACAACTGGAGCTTCTGGATCCTGCCGTTCGCGTTTACGCTGCTGGCCAGCACGCTGTTCATGGAGGGTGGCGCACCGGCGGCCGGATGGACGCTGTATCCGCCGCTGGTACTCCAGGGCGGCGCGCACCTGCCGTTCGCCATCTTCTCGGTGCACCTGCTGGGCATGTCGTCGATCATGGGCGCGATCAACATCATCGTGACTGTGTTCAACATGCGCGCTCCCGGCATGACTCTGATGAAGCTGCCGCTGTTCGTGTGGACCTGGGTCATCACCGCCTTCTTGCTGATTGCCGTCATGCCGGTTTTCGCGGGCGCCGTGACCATGCTGCTCACCGACAAGTTCTTCGGCACCAGCTTCTTCAATGCGGCCGGTGGCGGTGATCCGGTCCTGTATCAGCACCTGTTCTGGTTCTTCGGCCATCCGGAAGTCTACATCATGATCCTGCCGTCCTTCGGCGTGATCTCGACCATCATCCCGACCTTCGCGCGCAAGCCGCTGTTCGGCTATTCCTCGATGGTGTATGCAACCGCGTCGATCGGCTTCCTGTCCTTCATCGTATGGGCGCATCACCAGTACACCGTCGGCATGCCACTGGCGGGCGAGCTCTACTTCACCTATGCCACCATGCTGATCGCCGTGCCGACCGGCGTGAAGGTGTTCAACTGGGTCGCCACGATGTGGAAGGGCGCGATGACCTTCGAAACGCCGATGCTGTTCGCCATCGCATTCGTGGTTCTGTTCACCATGGGCGGTTTCACCGGCCTGATGATGTCGATTTCGCCGGCCGACCTGCAGTATCACGACACCTATTTCATTGTGGCGCATTTCCACTACGTGCTGGTGCCGGGCGCGGTGTTCGCGCTGTTCGCGGGAACCTACTACTGGCTGCCGAAGTGGACCGGCCACATGTATGACGAAAAGCTCGGCAAGCTGCATTTCTGGCTGTCGACCGTCTCGGTCAACGTCCTGTTCTTCCCGCAGCATTTCCTGGGACTGGCCGGCATGCCGCGCCGTATCCCGGACTACGCCGTACAGTTCGCCGAGTTCAACGCGATGTCGAGCATCGGCGCCTTCATCTTCGGCTTCT